A window of the Natronomonas salina genome harbors these coding sequences:
- a CDS encoding cyclase family protein — translation MEIQDLSIRVDEETSVPPKLPTFRQGRVVRHEESDYESDFMATTTHIGTHMDAPYHFDANGRKIGDIPLTETIRPTKRADVRDIAEPNMEITLAEVKDRLPSSLEEEEFLFVHTGWSDEHEGTQTFYEENPYYAEEIAEYVVESGARGLITDAAIDPGDEGYRNHYTLLEADKVIVENVVNCEGLPDEFRTYVIPMRLANGDGAPARVFVVKDE, via the coding sequence ATGGAGATTCAAGACCTATCTATCCGTGTTGATGAGGAGACTAGTGTCCCACCGAAGCTGCCGACGTTCCGGCAAGGGAGGGTCGTAAGACATGAGGAATCGGACTATGAGAGTGACTTCATGGCGACGACGACTCACATCGGTACGCACATGGACGCACCCTACCATTTTGACGCTAACGGACGCAAAATTGGTGATATTCCGCTAACAGAGACGATTCGACCAACCAAGCGCGCCGACGTTCGCGACATAGCCGAACCGAATATGGAAATTACGCTTGCAGAGGTGAAAGATCGTCTGCCAAGCTCGCTCGAAGAGGAAGAGTTCCTCTTTGTCCACACCGGTTGGAGTGACGAACACGAGGGGACACAGACATTCTATGAGGAGAACCCCTATTATGCAGAGGAAATCGCAGAATACGTGGTTGAGAGCGGCGCTCGCGGCCTAATTACTGATGCTGCAATTGACCCAGGCGATGAGGGCTACCGGAATCACTATACCCTCCTCGAAGCGGACAAAGTGATTGTTGAGAACGTCGTCAACTGTGAGGGATTGCCTGACGAGTTCCGTACCTACGTCATTCCGATGCGATTGGCTAACGGTGATGGAGCCCCAGCACGGGTTTTCGTGGTTAAGGACGAATGA
- a CDS encoding carbon-nitrogen hydrolase family protein, translating into MTPKVAAIQFEAGPDATPAANLDRGMDIIRETAADVDIACLPEYFATPYFPAEQKPENFDLAVRDDSKFVDQIRKTAAETNTAVIAPVFEEGYPGGRYYNTALIINANGDLAGKYRKLHPFQRPGYNETYYFSAGDLGAPVFDIGDLTVGVMICFDRHFPEIARVQALRGADVVFVPTCSFGEENRDEVWVKELTGIAVSNSIYVVGVNRAGTEDGQLHFGASTVIDPRGEELATLGNDPNTLVTEVSPSIVTNVRRTTKHLNDIRKELLPDLESL; encoded by the coding sequence ATGACTCCAAAAGTCGCCGCTATTCAATTTGAGGCTGGACCGGATGCAACACCCGCGGCAAATCTCGACCGGGGGATGGACATAATACGTGAAACAGCCGCTGACGTCGATATCGCCTGTCTTCCCGAGTATTTCGCAACCCCGTATTTCCCGGCCGAACAGAAACCTGAGAATTTCGATCTCGCTGTTCGCGACGATAGCAAGTTCGTCGACCAAATCCGCAAGACAGCAGCCGAGACCAATACAGCAGTCATTGCTCCGGTATTCGAGGAAGGATATCCAGGCGGCCGTTATTACAATACGGCACTGATTATCAATGCTAATGGCGATCTCGCTGGGAAGTACCGGAAGCTCCACCCGTTCCAGCGGCCCGGCTATAACGAGACCTATTACTTCTCTGCTGGAGACCTCGGTGCGCCCGTATTTGATATCGGTGATCTGACTGTCGGGGTGATGATCTGTTTTGATAGACACTTCCCGGAAATCGCTCGTGTTCAAGCACTCCGCGGGGCCGACGTGGTGTTCGTTCCGACCTGCAGCTTCGGTGAAGAGAATCGTGACGAAGTTTGGGTAAAGGAACTCACCGGTATAGCTGTCTCGAACTCCATATACGTAGTTGGTGTAAACCGCGCGGGCACCGAGGATGGACAACTGCACTTCGGTGCCTCAACCGTCATCGACCCTCGTGGCGAGGAGCTCGCTACACTTGGTAACGACCCTAATACCCTGGTTACCGAGGTATCCCCGTCAATAGTTACCAACGTCAGGCGTACTACGAAACATCTAAACGACATCAGAAAAGAGTTACTTCCAGACCTCGAGTCACTGTGA
- a CDS encoding CoxG family protein, which translates to MEFEGEFSVASSPSETWDFLQDPEKIGSVIPNCQDIKVVDDTHYTAEIGVSVSHISVTFNVNAEIVEAVEEELLRFRLTGNAKEGDSRMESNVTVRLSQGEDPGITDIYWQNNVDVTGRIMNMGSRIVKSVGMRQTNKTIENVKEELGEVEKEEEESGGLLG; encoded by the coding sequence ATGGAATTTGAAGGAGAGTTCAGTGTAGCGAGCAGTCCCTCGGAAACGTGGGACTTCCTCCAGGATCCCGAGAAAATCGGGTCGGTCATCCCCAACTGCCAAGATATCAAAGTTGTCGACGACACACACTACACCGCGGAGATTGGTGTTTCGGTGTCCCACATCTCAGTGACATTCAATGTGAATGCAGAGATCGTTGAGGCAGTAGAGGAAGAATTGCTAAGGTTCCGACTTACAGGTAACGCCAAAGAAGGCGACAGCCGAATGGAATCGAACGTTACAGTCCGTCTGTCACAGGGGGAGGACCCCGGAATAACGGACATTTACTGGCAAAACAACGTTGACGTCACCGGTCGCATCATGAACATGGGCAGCCGGATCGTCAAAAGTGTCGGTATGCGTCAAACCAACAAGACAATAGAAAACGTCAAAGAAGAACTCGGGGAGGTGGAGAAAGAGGAAGAGGAGTCTGGTGGACTCCTAGGCTGA